The following DNA comes from Ignavibacteria bacterium.
CATGTTGCGTATAATTGCGATTGTTTAAAAAATACAGGCACTTCATTGCATATAACATCACGCATAACTCCCCCGAAAACACCGGTTATTACTCCAATTAGTACTGCATTGAACCAAAACACACCAGCGCTGAGCGCATAGCTTGTGCCAACGGCACTGAAAAGTCCAAGCCCCAATGCATCAAGCAAACCAAGTGATAAAAGCACAGGCTTTGAAAAACTAACAGACTTCCTTAATACAAAAACAGATATTACGGCAAGGGCGAGGATCATTACAGGGTAATTATAGTTTTCCATCCAGAAAAGCGGGTAACGGTTGATAAGAACATCACGCAGCGTTCCCCCGCCGAATGCAGTTACCATTGCTACGGAATATGTGCCGATAATATCCATTTGTTTTCTGCGGGCTTCTATTATACCCGTTATAGCAAATGCAAATATTCCGAGGATCTCAATGGTTTTTAGTAATGCGTCCATTTGGCAATGAGCAATTAATAATGAACAATGAGCAATATTGGAAGAAGAAATTTAAAGCACTCAAATCAAAAAATAATTACACTTTACTCATTACTAATTATTACTTGAAGTTGTACTCCCGGAAGGACTCGAACCCTCACCGGCAGGACCGGAACCTGACGTGCTATCCATTACACTACGGGAGCAGATTATAATTAACTGCAAATTTACATAAAACTTAACAATGATGAAGTATTAAAATATCCACCATTTAATTGTGGAATTAAATTCATTGTTAAATGTTACCATGTATTATAAATTGTATAAAATTATCTTGCATGAAAAAAACAGCATTTATTACAGATATTCACTTCGGTGAAAAAGAAGTAAAAGATCTTGGCGTTAACCAGGTTAAGAACTGGAACAGGATACTGGAAGATATACGCAAAAGGGGTGATATGGATGAGATCATTTTTGGAGGTGATATTGGCAGCGCCGGTTCACATAAAATGTTTTTTGAATCCCTTAACAACACAGGAATAAATTTCAGATTTATCCTAGGTAACCATGATAATTTCAGGGAAGTATCAGCTAACTTTAAAATTAATTCTGAAAACACAGGCGAGCTGTATTATCATTTCGATGAAGGCGGATACCGGTTCATTTTTCTGGATACATCAACATCCGCTTTCAGCCGTGAACAATTCAATTGGTTAAAGGGCAAGCTTTCGGCTTCACACAGGCTTGTAATTTTTATTCACCACCCAGTACTCCATGTGGA
Coding sequences within:
- a CDS encoding metallophosphoesterase encodes the protein MKKTAFITDIHFGEKEVKDLGVNQVKNWNRILEDIRKRGDMDEIIFGGDIGSAGSHKMFFESLNNTGINFRFILGNHDNFREVSANFKINSENTGELYYHFDEGGYRFIFLDTSTSAFSREQFNWLKGKLSASHRLVIFIHHPVLHVDSVVNKLYSLGGRDELKELLHSVVNEVTVFCGHLHNEDKAAEGNITQYLTPSAAYQALKHTEEIITDINEFGYRIIEFTDKINTETIIFKLS
- a CDS encoding trimeric intracellular cation channel family protein; the encoded protein is MDALLKTIEILGIFAFAITGIIEARRKQMDIIGTYSVAMVTAFGGGTLRDVLINRYPLFWMENYNYPVMILALAVISVFVLRKSVSFSKPVLLSLGLLDALGLGLFSAVGTSYALSAGVFWFNAVLIGVITGVFGGVMRDVICNEVPVFFKQSQLYATCSFIGALVFVILLNYFPESSLVALLSSISAAFVLRVISIKYNIQLKF